Proteins found in one Afipia sp. P52-10 genomic segment:
- a CDS encoding hemin uptake protein HemP, with translation MSLSQTSSHGAPASSTDGGNAASAGNDSRAVPLRGNRFDSRDIFQATREIIIAHGEETYRLRLTAQNKLILTK, from the coding sequence ATGAGCTTGAGCCAGACATCTTCACACGGCGCACCGGCGAGCAGTACCGATGGCGGCAATGCAGCATCGGCCGGAAACGACAGCCGGGCCGTGCCGTTGCGCGGCAATCGTTTCGACAGCCGCGATATTTTCCAGGCGACTCGCGAAATCATTATCGCTCACGGCGAGGAGACCTACCGGCTTCGCCTGACCGCGCAAAACAAGCTGATCCTGACCAAATGA
- a CDS encoding hemin ABC transporter substrate-binding protein codes for MNAMRIPFCLSAAAVALAGLLTGAPMQASELRHAEAQRIVAVGGAITEIVYALGLEDRLVGIDSTSLYPQQALKQKANVGYMRQLSAEGVLGLNPDLIIATEGAGPKETLSVLAATKVPIVTVPETFSEDGILERIRLVASELGAETRGACLTQAVERDLTAMRKLRETVKDKRRVMFVMSLVNGRAIVAGHKTAADEIIALAGGTNAIDGYDGYKPLSEEAIVAAKPDAILVMQRGTDAVTSEMIFSNAAFALTPAAKDKTFIAMDGLYLLGFGPRTAAAARDLAAALYPAVAGQDTMGKPTILSVNCRQ; via the coding sequence ATGAACGCGATGCGCATACCCTTCTGCCTCAGTGCGGCCGCCGTCGCTCTTGCGGGATTGCTGACGGGCGCCCCCATGCAGGCCAGCGAATTGCGTCATGCCGAGGCGCAGCGGATTGTTGCCGTCGGCGGCGCCATCACCGAGATCGTTTATGCGCTTGGTCTGGAGGACCGGCTGGTCGGCATCGACTCGACCAGCCTTTACCCGCAGCAGGCCCTCAAGCAGAAGGCCAACGTCGGCTACATGCGTCAGCTCTCGGCGGAAGGGGTACTCGGCCTCAACCCGGACCTGATTATCGCCACCGAAGGCGCCGGGCCGAAGGAAACGCTTTCGGTGCTCGCGGCAACGAAGGTACCGATCGTCACGGTACCCGAAACCTTTTCTGAAGATGGAATCCTCGAGCGTATCCGGCTGGTCGCGAGTGAGCTCGGCGCCGAGACGCGGGGAGCCTGCCTCACCCAAGCGGTCGAAAGAGACCTCACCGCGATGCGCAAACTGCGCGAGACCGTCAAGGACAAGCGGCGGGTGATGTTCGTCATGTCGCTCGTCAACGGCCGCGCCATCGTCGCGGGACACAAGACGGCAGCCGACGAAATCATTGCGCTCGCTGGCGGGACCAATGCAATCGACGGCTATGACGGCTACAAGCCGCTCAGCGAGGAGGCGATCGTCGCAGCCAAGCCCGACGCGATCCTGGTGATGCAGCGCGGTACCGATGCCGTCACCTCCGAGATGATCTTCTCCAATGCCGCATTCGCGCTGACACCCGCTGCGAAGGACAAAACATTCATCGCCATGGACGGCCTTTACCTGCTCGGTTTCGGCCCGCGCACCGCCGCAGCGGCGCGCGATCTCGCAGCCGCCCTCTATCCGGCGGTTGCCGGACAAGACACCATGGGCAAGCCGACCATCCTGTCCGTGAACTGCCGGCAATGA